Part of the Candidatus Delongbacteria bacterium genome, CCCGAAGGGAAGCAGGCCAGGGTTCTCGACCTCAAGACGGTCATCGAAGATTGATAGCCGAATCGGAGCACCGCGTTGTGCATAGTCCGTATGAACGACTGCATTGATCACAGACTCCCGTACTGCTTCGGGTGGCAGGGTCCAGCGGTCCGTGCGTCGAACCGCTCCGATTTCAGCGCCGTGCCAGGCATGTTTCTCCACGAAGTGAATGGCTTCCTCCACTGCCCTCACCGGCATGGAGCGGATCTCGACGCGATCGAGGATGTGTGTCTTGTCTATGCCCGCGAAGCGCCCAGCTTGGATCCAGGCGTCCGGGAAGTGCCGCTCGCGGTCTTTGCCGAACAGGAGCATGCCGCCCACGGTTGGGACCTTGCTGCCTTGGTACTGGGTCACTAGGCGCAAAGTCTCCAGTTCGCGGCGGCCCAGATCGCGGAATGGTGCGAACGACTCAGAAGCCGCTCGGAAGTCGAGCACTTCCGGGTCAAGACCGGGCATCGGCTGTTCGTCGAATCCCTCGCCTCTCGCGAAGCGGCGCATTTCCTCGATCAGTTCGGCGTCAGCACGGCGGTTGGTTGAACCAACCCGGACATATACCCCGCCGACTGGACCCTCCTTGGCGAGATAGTGGGGGCGACTCTGACTCGGATGAACTTGCAATGCCAGAACGTGCGTTCGCCGCCAGGAAATGATCTCGATCTCCGGCACGAGCCGGGGCATGATCCGGTCGCTGATAAGATTCGCGGCACGTTCTTCGAGGTCGAGCGGATCAGATACACCGCGCACGTGCCGCGTTCTGTCTTCAACACCAATGAGAAGCGTGCCACCTGCCGTATTGGCGAAGGCCACGATCGCCTTCATGACCGCATCCGGCGAGGAGAGGTCACGCTTGAACTCGAGCGTTTTGCCCTCGGGGTATTTCAGAATTTCTACCAAGTCCATGATGCTCGGCAATATACTCGGAAGCGGCATCCAGAGTCAAGCTTCCGAGTCTGGCAGCGCGCACTGATTGATAGTTGCTGGATCATGGTTCGTGGGGATAACAAGGGGCAGGGAAATGCACTCGTGCGGTGCAAGCCCTCGGGGTCCCCATGCCGGTCATCCCATTATGCGGTATGGCACGAGAGAGGCGGCGTCAATTGGGGTGGGGCTTGCTTCTTTCGGGGCTTGGTGGTATGCTTGCGGTCTCTTTTCCCGGGAACCGTTCGGTCCTGGCCAAAGCTGGCAGCATGCCGCGAACTGGCCATGGAACGGGTCGATTTCCGCTAGACGGGTGATTAGCTCAGTTGGTTAGAGCGCTTGTATGACACGCAAGAGGTCACTGGTTCGATTCCAGTATCGCCCATCACGAACCGCGCAAGTGGTTTGATTTCATAGGGATGCCCGTTCGAGCGCACGCGCGTTCCCGCACCATCTCGGAGGCGTTGATCCATGATCACGCTACGCTTTCCGGATGGGTCCACCCGCGAAGTTGAGTCGGGGTTGAACCCACTGGAGATCGCCCAGGGATTAAGTCGCTCCCTAGCCAAGGCCGCCCTCGCCGCCAAGGTCAACGGGACCACTGTATCCTTGCTTCAGCCTGTGTCGGAGTCCTGCGACTTCCAGATCCTCACCTGGGACGATCCCGAGGGTCGGGCCGTGTATTGGCACAGCTCCGCCCATGTGATGGCCCAGGCGGTCAAGGAACTCTGGCCGGAGGCCCGTCTTGACGACGGCCCGCCGGAGGAGACCGGTTTCTTCTATGACATCTCCTTCCCGACTCCCCTGAGCGAGTCGGATTTTCCCCGCATCGAGGCCAAGGTCGCCGAGGTGCTCAAGCGCAAGTCGAAGATGGTGCGCCGCGAGCTGACGGCCGCCGAAGCCCGCGAGTTCTTCAAGGACAAAGGCGAGGACTTCAAGCTGGACCTGATCGACGCCATTGAGGCGCGCGGCGAGAACATCACCGTGTACGACCAGGGCGACTGGACCGACCTCTGCCGTGGCCCGCATCTGCCCTCCACGGAGGAGATCCGCAATTTCAAGGTCATGTCCATGGCCGGTGCGTATCTGCGCGGCGATCAGGAGAACGAGCAGCTGACGCGCCTGCGTGCGGTCACCTTTCCCAAGCAGCAGATGCTGACCGATTACCTCTTCATGCTCGAAGAGGCGAAGAAGCGCGACCATCGCAAGCTGGGCAAGGAGCTGGATCTCTACAGCTTCCACGAAGTGGGGCCCGGCTTTCCCTTCTGGCATCCCAACGGCATGGTGGTGTACAATTCGCTGGCCCAGTTCTGGCGCGAGCTGCACACGGCCGACGGCTACTCGGAGATCAAGACCCCGATCATCCTTTCCGAAGAGCTGTGGCACAAGAGCGGACACTGGGCCAACTACCATGACAACATGTACTTCACCGAGATCGACGAGTCGACCTACGCGGTGAAGCCGATGAACTGCCCCGGCTGCTGCATGGTCTACAGCAGCGTGCCCCATTCCTACAAGGAATTGCCGATCCGGATGGGCGAGATGGGCCTGGTGCACCGCCACGAGAAGAGCGGCGCCCTGCAGGGACTGATGCGCGTGCGCCAGTTCACCCAGGACGATGCCCATATTTTCTGCCTGAACGAGCAGATCGAGGACGAGATCCTCAAGGTGATCCGCCTGATTGACAAGATCTACGGCACCTTTGGTTTCGAATACAAGATGGAACTGTCCACGCGGCCCGAAGAGAAGTTCATCGGCAGCCTGGAGATGTGGGACAACGCCGAGAACATGCTCAAGGGCGCCCTGGCCAGCTGGGGCAAACCCTACAAGCTCAACCCGGGTGATGGTGCCTTCTATGGCCCCAAGATCGACTTCCACATCATGGACAGCCTGCGGCGCAGCTGGCAGTGTGCCACGATCCAGCTGGACTTCAGCATGCCCGAGCGCTTCGGTCTGGAGTACGTGGGTGAAGACGGCGAACGCCATCGCCCCGTGATGATTCACCGGGCCATCTTCGGCAGCTTCGAGCGTTTCATCGGGATTCTGGTGGAGCACTTCGCCGGCAACTTCCCGACCTGGCTGGCCCCCGTGCAGGTGGCCGTGCTGCCCCTGACCGACAGCCAGCTCGAGGCGGCCAGCGCTGTCCATCAGGCCCTGCTGCAGGCGGGCATCCGCGCGCATCTCGAGACGCGCAGCGAAAAGATCGGATACAAGATTCGGCTGGCGGAAACCCGCAAGATCCCCTGGATGCTGGTCATCGGGGCCCGCGAAGCCGAAGAGAACAAAGTGGCTGTACGTCGCCACGGACACGGGGATCTGGGGCAGATGAGCACCCCTGATTTCATCGGGCGCATCCGCGAGGAAATCGCGACACGCGCCCTGGATCTGTCTCACCAGCCAGGAGGGTCGGAACATCGCCAAGGCTAGATTCCGTCCGAAGCCTGTTCCTCAGGCACCGAAGAACAACATCAATGACAAGATCCGGGTCCCCGAAGTTCGCCTGATCGATCAGGACGGCGAGCAGCGTGGGGTCGTGGAAACCTCGGTGGCGCTGCAGATGGCCATCGATGCCGGAGCCGATCTGGTGGAAGTGGCACCCAACGCGGAGCCGCCGGTCTGCAAGATCATGGACTACGGCAAGTTCCTGTACCAGGCCTCCAAGAAGGAAAAGGCGGCCAAGGCCAGGCAGCACACGATCACGGTCAAGAGCATTCGCATGACCCCCATGATCAACGCCCACGATCTTGAAACCAAGGTGCAGCACACGCGGGAGTTTCTGGCGGAAGGCAACAAGGTCAAGATCTTCGTGATGTTCCGGGGGCGCATGATCACCCACAAGGACCTGGGTTTTGCCACTCTGGCCAAGGTGATCGAACTGATTGGCGACGCGGCCGTGGTGGAGCAGCAGCCGTTGATGGAGGGACCGCGCAACCTCTCGATCCTGCTGAGCCCCGGCAAGAAGAAAACGACGACGACACACGAAACGGACGAATAGAGGAATGGGAGGTACGCAATGCCCAAGATGAAGAGCAACCGGGGTGCTGCCAAGCGCTTCAAGCTCACCGGGTCGGGCAAGGTCAAGAGGAACCAGGCCTATGCCGGTCACATCCTGACCAAGAAGTCCCCCGATCGCAAGCGCGATCTGCGGCACTCTTGCCTGGTTCACGAAGCGGACGAGCGCCGCGTCAAACGCATGCTAGCGAAGTAGGAGGCGAACGATGCCGAGGGCAACAAACAATCCGGCCTCCAAGCAGCGCCGGAAGCGTGTATTCAAGGCAGCCAAGGGTTTCCGCGGCGGCCGTCGCAATCTTCTGCGCCAGACCCTGGAGGCCGTTGATCGCTCAATGGCCTTTTCCACGGCTCACCGCAAGAAGCGCATCGGGGACTTCCGTCGTCTCTGGATCACGCGCATCAACGCGGCCGTGCGCCAGTACGACCTGAGCTATTCCCGCTTCATCCACCTGCTGGATGCCAAGGGAATCCAGCTGGATCGCCGGCAGTTGGCCGACATGGCCGTGCGCAACCCGGAAGCCTTCGGGGCACTGGTCAAGACCCTGGTGTAGCCGTTTCCCCGGAAGCGTGCCTCAGGGCCTGCGGTGTGATCGACCACCGGGGTCAAGACAGCGAATGAATGTCCCCCCACGTGGGGGACATTTTGTTGATGCATCACGGGGGCAGCGCCCCCGTGCCAGAGGGGAGGCCGAATGGATCAGCAGTTGGCGGAGCTGCGCAGGAGTTTCCAGCAGGCGCTGGCGGCTGCCGGTGACAGCGAGGGGCTGGCGACCGTCCACCGGGATTTCCTGGGGGGCAAGGGAGCGCTCAAGACCCTGTTCAGCCAGATGAAGAGCCTGTCCGCGGAGGAGCGCCCGCTCTTCGGCGCCCGGGTCAACGAGTTGCGTCAGGAACTGGAAGCCGCGTTCCACGAGCGCCAGGATGCCTTCAAGGCCGCCCGGCGTGTCGCACCCGTGGACCTGAGCCTGCCCGGCGAAGCCTTGCTGCCCGGAGGCCTGCATCCACTCTCGCAGGTGATGGACCGCATCATCCAGATTTTCTCGGCCATGGGTTTCGTGGTCAATGATGGCCCCGAAGTCGAGACCGAGTACTACAACTTCGATGCGCTGAACACGCCCTTCTGGCATCCGGCCCGACGCGAGAGCGACTCGCTGTATCTCGAGCAGGGCCACATGCTGCGCACCGAGACCAGCCCCGTGCAGATCCGCGTGATGCAACGGCAGAAGCCCCCGCTGCGGATGATCGCCCCCGGGCGAGTCTACCGCAACGACAAGCCCGACGCGACCCACAGCCCGATGTTCATGCAGGTCGAAGGCCTGTTCGTGGACGAGGGCGTGACCTTTGCCGATCTCAAGGGCACCCTGCTGGAATTCTACCGCCGGATGTTCGGGCGTGAGACAAGCCTGCGCTTCCGTCCCCACTTTTTCCCCTTCACCGAGCCCAGCGCCGAGGTGGACGTGTCCTGCGTGTTCTGCAAGGGATCGGGCTGCCGGGTCTGCAAGCAGTCGGGCTGGCTTGAAATGGGCGGCAGCGGCATGGTGGATCCCAACGTCTTTGACGAAGTGGGCATCGACAGCGAGCGCTACACGGGCTACGCCTTCGGGCTGGGCATCGAGCGCATGGCCATGCTGCTGTACGGCGTGAACGACATCCGACTGTTCTACGAGAACGACCTGCGCTTCCTGCGCCAGTTCTAGGAGATAGATACTGATGAAGATCTCACTCAACTGGCTGAACGAGCTGGTACCGGTATCACAGGATGCGCGCGGCGTGCAGGGGCTGGTGGACGACCTGACCATGCTCGGCTTCGAAGTGGAAAGCGTCACGCCCTTCAGCCGCGACCTGAGCGGCGTGATCTGTGCGCGCATCACCGAGGTCAATCCGCACCCGGATGCCGACAAGCTGCGCCTGGTCACGGTGGACAGGGGCGCCGACGGCCCGCTGACCCTGGTCTGTGGAGCCCCCAATGTGCGGACAGGCATGCGTGTGCCATTGGCCAGGCTGGGCGCGACCTTGCCCGGCATGGACGGCCCGCTGAAGAAGGCGAAGATCCGTGGGGTGGTCAGTGAGGGCATGCTCTGCAGCAATGTGGAACTGGGTCTTTCCGACGACCACAGCGGCCTGCTGGAACTGGATGAGAGCTGGGCTGTGGGCGAGAGTCTGCAGGAGCGTCTGGGCTGCTGTGACACGGTTCTGGATGTGGACATCACCCAGAACCGCGGCGATGCGTTCTCGATCCTGGGACTGGCCCGCGAACTGGCCGCCTGCCGCAAGCTGCCCCTGAGCATTCCGGCGAGCCCGGCACCCGCGCGCTCGCCGCAGACCCTGCCCCTGACGGTCACCATCGAGGAGTGCTGCGCGCGCGAGGCGGCTCCCCGGTACATGGGGCTGCTGCTGGACAATGTGAGCGTGGCCCCCAGCCCGCGCTGGCTTCAGGACCGGCTGGAAGCCGTGGGCCTGCGTGCCATCAACAACGTGGTGGACGTGACCAACTACGTGATGTGGGAACTGGGCCACCCGCTGCATGCCTTCGACCTGCGCCAGGTGCGCGGATCGGCGATCCATGTGCGCTTCGCACAACCCGGCGAGAGTTTCGTGACACTCGATGGTGCCACGCGCGAACTGGACGGCAGTGAGGTCCTGATCTGCGACAGCGAGCGCCCCGTGGCATTGGGCGGCATCATGGGCGGCGAGAACTCGGGAATCGCCGACGACACCACCTCGGTGCTGCTGGAGTGTGCGTGTTTCGATCCGGTCGTGATCCGGATGGGCGCGCGTCGCCTGAACATCGCCAGCGATTCGGCGCGCCGCTTCGAACGCGGGGTGGACATGCAGAATCTGGACGTCGTGATCCAGCGGGCGGCCGGACTGCTGAGCGAACTGGCGGGTGCCCGGATAGCCGGAGACACCGTGGACTGTCATCCCGCGCCGCGCAGCTGGCCCGAAGTGACACTGCGCCCGCAACGGGCCAACTCCCTCCTTGGACTGCAACTGAGCCCCGACACCATGGCCGCCCACCTGCGCAGCCTGGGAATCGAAGTGCACGAGGATGCTGGCCTGCTCAAGTGCACGGCGCCCGGCTGGCGCTTCGACCTGGAACGGGAAGTGGATTTCATTGAAGAAATCGTGCGCCTGGAAGGTTACGACAGCGTGCCCAGCGCCCTGAATGCCCGGGTGCCCCTGGACCAGCCTCAGGATGCGCGACCCGCATTCCAGCGGCGCCTGCGTGACCGTCTGGTGCAGCTGGGATTCCGCCAGATCAGCAGTTATTCGATGATGGATCCGGCCGTGCTCGATGCGGTCTGGCCCGCGCGTAAGTCGTTGATCATCAACAATCCGCTGGCTGCCGAGATGAGTCGGTTGCGCAACTCACTGCTGCCCTCGCTGCTGCAGGCCGCGATCTACAATCTGAATCGCCGCCAGCGAGTGGTGCGTCTGTTCGAACTGGATCGCGAGTTCCATCCCGATGGCCAGAGCGATACGGGCTGCCGCGAACCGCGTCATCTTTGCGCCGTGCTGGCCGGTGATTTCCGCGAGGCCGGTTGGCTGGGGGCTGGCCGTACCGCCACCGTTCATGATCTGCGTGAAGCCCTGCTGGCGCTGCTGGATGAGCTGGGGGCCACGCCCGAATTCCGCCCCTGCGCCGAAGGCCCCTGGTCCGAGAATTCCCGCGAGGTCTTGCTGGAAGGAGTGTCCGTGGGCACCTTTGGCGAAATCCGGCCCCAGGTACTGGAAGCCCTCGGTGGAGCGGAAGCGGTCTTCGCCTTCGACCTGGACCTGGAGGTGCTGCTGGCGCGCCCCACGGGCGAGCGCCAGTTCCGCTCCTTCCCGCGCCAGCCCGCCGTGCACCGGGACCTGAGCGTGTTGCTGGACAAGGCGCGCGAGGCAGCCGAGGTGGAGGAGCTGATCCGCAAGCAGTCGAAAGGCCTGCTGCAGGACTTGCGCCTGTTTGATGTCTATGAGGGACAGGGAGTTCCTGCAGGGAAACACTCGCTCAGCTGGGCACTTCAGTTCAATTCCGAAGAGCGCTCGCTCAGCGATGGGGATGTGGAACCGGTGATGCGGCGCATCATTGCCGCGCTTGAGCGGGATCTTGCGGCAACTCTGAGGACCTGATGGACAACTCTTTGCTGGAAGTCCTGGAAGAGCGAATTGAGACCCTGATCCGCGAGCTGGAAGCGCTGCGGGCACGCGCACGCGCTCAGGCCATCCGCATCGAGGAGCAGACCGGCGATCTGCAGGCAGGACGTCAGCTGATTTCGCGGTTGGAGCTTGAATCGGGCCAGTACCGGGAGCAGCTGAGGCAACTGGAAGCCCAGCTGGCCGCGGCACCCGACCCCAATCTGCTAAGTGCCCTGCGCGGACGAGTGGTGTCGCTGATCGAACGTGTCGAAACCCTTGATTCCGAGGCGGACGACTCGACCTCCTGAGTGCCCCGACGTGAAGCTGGATGAGATGTCGCCGTTGCCGTTGCGACGCGGAATCGGCACATTGGCCTGCCGGTCTCCGGCGCGCTCCGATTTCTGGTTCGTGCCGACTGCCGGCAGAGACTTCAGGGAAGGGAAACGCCACGATGTCGACAGAACGCCTTCAGACGCTCTCGATTTTCGGCAAGGAGTTTCCGATTCGTACCAGCGAAGCCCCCGATCGAGTGGAAGCGGTGGCTGCCCATGTCGATGCCTGCATGAGAGAGGTGGCCGGAACTCTGGCCGTGAAGGATCCGGTGCGGGTGGCCATTCTGGCCTCGCTGAACATCGCCGGGGACATGAGGGCTTCGCGTGAGGCGCACGACGACATTGAGTTCCGACTGCGCCGTTTGGTGAACCGGGTCGACCGGGCACTGAATCCCGAGTCCGGATTGCCGGAGGCGTGACACAGAAACCGGCGGGACCGAGAGTGACACACGTCCCTGCGGATTGACGCTCTATAAAGAACCTAACATTGAATTTCTCGGGAGTTTTGCTCTACAGTGGCGCGGATGGCAGGCCGCAACCGGCAACGGAGACCGCAAGGTCCGGCGGAAGGCAGAAGCGCCCAGGCGACACCCACTGTGCATGATAGGGTTACGGTTCTTCTATCGCCGTTGTTCGCAGGGACGTGTGTCACTCTTGCATCCCGCTTCCGTTTCTCCCCACGCCGCTGATCCCGTCGCACAGGCCCTGACCCGGCATTCCCGCGACTCGCAGGTGATCGATTCGATTCCCGTCCCACGACCGGAAAACGGTCTGGAGTCCCGGCTGGTGCCGTGACCCGTGCAGGACTTCCAGCGGACCGGGTCCGCTTCAATACATATCAGATTCAGGACACCATGACCCCAGTCATCATCATCATCGCCGCCGTTGTGGCCCTGCTGGCGGGCATTGCGCTCGGTTTCCGGCTGGCCATGCGCGGAGCCGATTCCCACTACGCCGAACGGGTGCGCGAAGCCGAGCAGCTGCGTGCCGAGGCGGATCAGGCCAGCGAGACGCTGAAACACGAAGCCCGGCTGGAACTCGAGGAAGAGCGGGCCCGCCAGCAGGAGCAGCTTGAGGAAGAGCGACACCAGGCCGAGAATCGCATCAAGGACCGCGAGAACGACCTGCGCGAACGTGAGCTGACTCTTCAGAAGAAGCTGGATCACACCAAGACCCGCGAGCTGGACCTGAAGCACAAGGAACAGCTGCTCGAGAACAACGAGGCCCAGCTCGAACGCAATCGTCAGAAGGTCGACACGATCATCGACGAGCAGAATGCGAAGCTGGAAACCATTGCCGCAATGACGCGCGACGAAGCTCGCCAGCATCTCTTCGACAATCTGAAGCGCAAGGTGCAGCGCGAGTCGGTCCAGCATTTCAACGAGATCCGCGAGAAGGCACGGCTCTACGCCTTCCAGGAAGCACGTCAGATTCTGCTGAGTGCCATGGAGCGCACCTGCCTGGAGCTGAGCCATCAGGGCACCGTGACCACGGTGAAACTGACTTCCGACGAGATCAAGGGCCGCATCATCGGGCGCGAAGGCCGCAACATCCGCTCCTTCGAGACCGTCACCGGCGTGGAACTGCTGGTGGACGACACTCCCCAGACCGTGATTCTCTCCAGCTTCGATCCCCTGCGCCGCGAGATCGCCCGGATCACGCTGGAGCGCCTGCTCAACGACGGGCGCATCCATCCGGCGCGCATCGAGGAAGTGCACGAGAGCACGGTCGAGGAAATGGACCTGATGCTGCGCGAGATCGGCGAACAGGCCATGCTGGACCTGGGCGTGCACGGTCTGCATCCCGAGCTGGTGCTCAATCTGGGCCGGCTGGGCTTCAAGAATGCCTGGGGCCAGAACGTGTTGGCTCACAGCAAGGAAGTGGCCACCATCGCGGGCATTCTGGCCGCCGAACTGGGCCTCGATCCGCGCCAGGTGCGCCGCGCCGGTCTGCTGCATGACATTGGAATGGCCCTGGACGGCTACTCCGAGAAGAAGTCCACCGAGCTGGGTGGCGACCTGGTCAAGAAACTGGGCGAAAACCCGGTGATCGAGCAGGCCATCCGCAGCATGGGCAACGAGCAGCAGCGCGACAACCTGATCTCGAGTCTGCTCTCGATCGCCAACACCATTTCCAGTTCGCGACCCGGCGTGCGCGACGACGAGATTGGCCATTATGTGCAACGCCTGACCCAGATCGAAGCCATCGCGCACGAGTTCGAAGGAGTCGACAAGGCCTTCGTGCTGCAGGCGGGGCGCGAACTGCGCGTGCTGGTGTCCAACACGGTGCTCGAAGACGACGAGCTGGATGATCTGGCCCAGAATCTGGCCCAGCGCATCCAGCGCGAGGTGCTGTACCCGGGCCAGATCAAGATTTCCGTGCTGCGCGAGTTCCGCAGCGTGGAACTGGCCCATTAGTCACATCCGTGATCCAGCGAACCTGGATCACCCCAAGGCGTTTCTGCTTGTGTCCGATCGGACAATGGCCGTTGCGTTCCGATCGGAAAGGTTCTGTCCGTGGCTCGATACCGAACCCTGCTTTTCGTGGCGGACATCGTGGGCGCTCCCGGCATGGAGGCACTTGAGGCCCATCTGCCGGGTCTGATCCACGAACATTCCGCGGATGCCTGCATCGTCAACGGCGAAAACGCCTGGGAGGGCAAGAGCCTGAACCAGAGCCTGCTTCAGCGCATGCGCAAGGCGGGTGCCCAGGTGATCACGGGCGGCAATCACACCTGGGACCGCTTCCAGATCCACGGTCTGCTCAAGACCGAACAGGCCCTGCTGCGTCCCCTGAACTATCCTCCCGGCTGCAGTGGCACCGGCATCTGCCAGATCCTGATGCCCGGCGGCCAGCCCCTGATCGTGATCAACCTGCAGGGGCGTGTCTACATGCAGAACATCGACTGCCCTTTCCGCGCAGCCGACCGCGAACTCGAGCGCATCGAGCGCGAATTCGAAGGGCGTGATCGCAAGCCGGCGATCTTCATCGACATCCACGCCGAGGCCACCGCCGAAAAGCAGGCTCTGGCCCGATATCTCGATGGACGAGTGACGGCCGTGGTGGGCACTCATACCCACGTGCAGACCGCCGACGAGCGGATCCTGGAGAAGGGCACCGCCTTCCTTACCGACGCGGGCATGACCGGCTGCCACGAGAGCGTGATCGGGATGAAGACCGAGGTCGCGCTCAAGCGCTTTCTGCTGCAGACTCCCCAGAAGTACGAAGAAGCCCTGGGCAAGCCCCGGATCCAGGGAGCCGTGGTGCGCGTGGAAGATGGCCAGACCACCGCACTGTCGATCCGGCGCTTCAGTCAGCCGGACTTTCCCCGGGGCCAATAGTTCCCCATCTGGAGCACGCCGTGAGCCGCACCCTGATCCAGGACGCCCTGTGTTTCAACCCGGCTGACGGCAGCCGCCGTCGTGCGTCGGTGCTGCTGGAAGGCACACGCATCGGCGCCCTGCTGTCTCCTGACTCTCCGGTTCCCGCCAACACCCGCACCCTGAGCGCCCACGGTGCATTCCTGATGCCCGCTTTCCATGACGCCCATACCCATTTCTGGATGGGGGGCGAATTTCTGGATGCTCTGGATGCCGGACCCGTGCGTGATCGCAGCAGCCTGTGTCAGGAACTGCTGCGCCATGCCGCGCGCTGCCGGAGTCAAGGAGATGCCCGCAGCCGCGGTGGCTGGATTCTGGGCTTCGGCCTGCATCAGGACATGTCCCTGCCCAGCCTGGCCGAACTGGATGAGGCCACCGGCGGTGTGCCGCTGTTCCTGGAAACCCACGACCTGCACAGCGTCATGGTCAATTCCACGGTGCTGCAGCTGGCGGGCATCGACGCCCATACGCCCGATCCGCCCGGCGGCAGCATCCAGCATGACCCGCAGGGGAGACCCACCGGATTGTTGCGCGAGAATGCGGTGGATCTGGTGCGTGGGCTGAAACCCGACCCGTCCCAATCGGACATCCGCCGCGCGATCCTGCGGGCCCAGCAGCATGCCTTCAGCCTGGGTATCACGGCGGTGGACGAGAACATCCGCCTGTTTCTGCTGCCGGCCTACAAGGCTCTGGCCACTTCGGGCGAGTTGAAGGTGGCCGTGCACGGCTGGCTGATCGACCGGAACCTGGGAGAGGCGGTCTTCGCCGAGCGGCCCTTCGAACTGGGCCGGCTGAAGGTGGACACGCTCAAACTGTTCTCCGACGGAGCCCTGGGCAGCCGCAGCGCTGCCGTGGAACTGCCCTACCTCGATGGCAGCCGTGGTGACTTCGTGGCCCCACTGGACGAGATCGCCCGCTTCATGGAACGAGGAGCCGCCCAGGGGTGGCGTCTGGCGGTGCACGCCATTGGCGACCGCGCCGTGGACCGCATGCTGGCGATCTACGAGGAGCTGGACCGCAAGGGCTTGCCGGTCCGCGAACGCCGTCATCGCATCGAACATGCGCAGATGATCCGTCCCGGCGACGAAGCCCGTTTCCGTGAGCTGGGAATTCTGCCCAGCCTGCAACCCGTGCACTGCGCCGGCGACCAGGACGGCATGGAAGAGCGTCTGGATGCCCGCGGCATCGCCCGCTGTTTCATCTGGAAGGGGCTGGATCATCCGGGTGCGATCCTGCCATTGGGCAGCGACTGGCCCGTGGAAAGTCTGGACCCGCGGCTGACCCTGTATCACGGTGCCAGCCAGACCAGTTTCCAGGGGAAACGCCTGCTGGACCCGGCCCAGGCCCTGAGCGTCGATCGCCTGCTGCAGGGCCTGACCATCGATGCCGCTCGCGCGGCGTTCTGGGAACAGCACCGTGGTTCGCTTGAGCCCGGCATGGATGCGGATCTGGTGCTGCTTGATC contains:
- a CDS encoding amidohydrolase family protein, giving the protein MSRTLIQDALCFNPADGSRRRASVLLEGTRIGALLSPDSPVPANTRTLSAHGAFLMPAFHDAHTHFWMGGEFLDALDAGPVRDRSSLCQELLRHAARCRSQGDARSRGGWILGFGLHQDMSLPSLAELDEATGGVPLFLETHDLHSVMVNSTVLQLAGIDAHTPDPPGGSIQHDPQGRPTGLLRENAVDLVRGLKPDPSQSDIRRAILRAQQHAFSLGITAVDENIRLFLLPAYKALATSGELKVAVHGWLIDRNLGEAVFAERPFELGRLKVDTLKLFSDGALGSRSAAVELPYLDGSRGDFVAPLDEIARFMERGAAQGWRLAVHAIGDRAVDRMLAIYEELDRKGLPVRERRHRIEHAQMIRPGDEARFRELGILPSLQPVHCAGDQDGMEERLDARGIARCFIWKGLDHPGAILPLGSDWPVESLDPRLTLYHGASQTSFQGKRLLDPAQALSVDRLLQGLTIDAARAAFWEQHRGSLEPGMDADLVLLDQDPAQLPLPDLRSVPIRSTWCAGEHVHGVDSPGHAS
- the rny gene encoding ribonuclease Y, whose product is MTPVIIIIAAVVALLAGIALGFRLAMRGADSHYAERVREAEQLRAEADQASETLKHEARLELEEERARQQEQLEEERHQAENRIKDRENDLRERELTLQKKLDHTKTRELDLKHKEQLLENNEAQLERNRQKVDTIIDEQNAKLETIAAMTRDEARQHLFDNLKRKVQRESVQHFNEIREKARLYAFQEARQILLSAMERTCLELSHQGTVTTVKLTSDEIKGRIIGREGRNIRSFETVTGVELLVDDTPQTVILSSFDPLRREIARITLERLLNDGRIHPARIEEVHESTVEEMDLMLREIGEQAMLDLGVHGLHPELVLNLGRLGFKNAWGQNVLAHSKEVATIAGILAAELGLDPRQVRRAGLLHDIGMALDGYSEKKSTELGGDLVKKLGENPVIEQAIRSMGNEQQRDNLISSLLSIANTISSSRPGVRDDEIGHYVQRLTQIEAIAHEFEGVDKAFVLQAGRELRVLVSNTVLEDDELDDLAQNLAQRIQREVLYPGQIKISVLREFRSVELAH
- a CDS encoding YmdB family metallophosphoesterase — protein: MEALEAHLPGLIHEHSADACIVNGENAWEGKSLNQSLLQRMRKAGAQVITGGNHTWDRFQIHGLLKTEQALLRPLNYPPGCSGTGICQILMPGGQPLIVINLQGRVYMQNIDCPFRAADRELERIEREFEGRDRKPAIFIDIHAEATAEKQALARYLDGRVTAVVGTHTHVQTADERILEKGTAFLTDAGMTGCHESVIGMKTEVALKRFLLQTPQKYEEALGKPRIQGAVVRVEDGQTTALSIRRFSQPDFPRGQ
- a CDS encoding phenylalanine--tRNA ligase subunit beta; this encodes MKISLNWLNELVPVSQDARGVQGLVDDLTMLGFEVESVTPFSRDLSGVICARITEVNPHPDADKLRLVTVDRGADGPLTLVCGAPNVRTGMRVPLARLGATLPGMDGPLKKAKIRGVVSEGMLCSNVELGLSDDHSGLLELDESWAVGESLQERLGCCDTVLDVDITQNRGDAFSILGLARELAACRKLPLSIPASPAPARSPQTLPLTVTIEECCAREAAPRYMGLLLDNVSVAPSPRWLQDRLEAVGLRAINNVVDVTNYVMWELGHPLHAFDLRQVRGSAIHVRFAQPGESFVTLDGATRELDGSEVLICDSERPVALGGIMGGENSGIADDTTSVLLECACFDPVVIRMGARRLNIASDSARRFERGVDMQNLDVVIQRAAGLLSELAGARIAGDTVDCHPAPRSWPEVTLRPQRANSLLGLQLSPDTMAAHLRSLGIEVHEDAGLLKCTAPGWRFDLEREVDFIEEIVRLEGYDSVPSALNARVPLDQPQDARPAFQRRLRDRLVQLGFRQISSYSMMDPAVLDAVWPARKSLIINNPLAAEMSRLRNSLLPSLLQAAIYNLNRRQRVVRLFELDREFHPDGQSDTGCREPRHLCAVLAGDFREAGWLGAGRTATVHDLREALLALLDELGATPEFRPCAEGPWSENSREVLLEGVSVGTFGEIRPQVLEALGGAEAVFAFDLDLEVLLARPTGERQFRSFPRQPAVHRDLSVLLDKAREAAEVEELIRKQSKGLLQDLRLFDVYEGQGVPAGKHSLSWALQFNSEERSLSDGDVEPVMRRIIAALERDLAATLRT
- a CDS encoding cell division protein ZapA, encoding MSTERLQTLSIFGKEFPIRTSEAPDRVEAVAAHVDACMREVAGTLAVKDPVRVAILASLNIAGDMRASREAHDDIEFRLRRLVNRVDRALNPESGLPEA